A single Nostoc sp. PCC 7107 DNA region contains:
- a CDS encoding inositol monophosphatase family protein — MTQLQTFLDIATEAALAAGVVLQGYLGKLEDAVTEKGRPGDLVTAADKASEAVVLEILHRHFPLHSILAEESGKIGNQDNEFLWAIDPLDGTTNYAHQYPFFAVSIGLLINGAPQVGVIYDPLHHELFRAAAGLGATRNRRPIQVSETSELGKSLLVTGFAYDRRETSDNNYAEFCHLTHLTQGVRRSGSASIDLASVACGRVDGYWERGLSPWDIAAGIILLQEAGGKVTAYDGSPLQINSGRLLATNGYIHDILSHELTQVPPLSSWK, encoded by the coding sequence ATGACTCAACTACAAACTTTTCTCGATATTGCTACCGAGGCGGCTTTAGCTGCGGGTGTAGTTTTACAAGGTTACTTAGGCAAATTAGAAGATGCAGTCACAGAAAAAGGCCGCCCCGGTGATTTGGTAACGGCGGCGGATAAAGCCTCAGAAGCAGTGGTTTTAGAAATTCTGCACCGTCACTTTCCTTTGCATTCAATTTTGGCGGAAGAATCAGGTAAGATAGGCAATCAAGATAATGAATTTCTGTGGGCGATCGATCCCTTAGATGGAACTACCAACTACGCTCACCAATACCCTTTTTTTGCTGTTTCTATTGGGTTGTTAATTAACGGTGCGCCACAGGTAGGGGTAATTTATGATCCACTACATCATGAGTTATTCCGGGCGGCGGCTGGCTTAGGTGCAACCCGTAACCGCCGCCCCATCCAAGTTTCTGAAACAAGTGAATTGGGTAAAAGCTTATTAGTCACTGGCTTTGCTTACGATCGCCGCGAAACCTCAGATAATAATTACGCCGAATTTTGTCACCTGACTCATCTTACCCAAGGGGTGAGACGTAGCGGTTCAGCATCCATTGATTTAGCATCTGTAGCCTGTGGCCGTGTTGATGGTTACTGGGAACGGGGACTTTCACCTTGGGATATAGCAGCTGGCATAATTTTGTTACAAGAAGCTGGCGGTAAGGTTACTGCCTATGATGGTAGTCCTTTGCAAATCAATTCCGGTCGACTTCTCGCCACTAATGGTTACATTCATGACATTCTCAGCCATGAATTAACACAAGTTCCGCCGTTGTCTTCTTGGAAATAG
- a CDS encoding thermonuclease family protein, translating into MQITTVLGRFGFWTRKIAILTCLLLLVSCQAKNQPADHQMLVKVARVVSGQSLEVLGMGEQPNFASPVRLIGIDAPDLRQNPWGDEARQSLEKLIGGIEQSIKLEFDIENKDKLGRTLAYVWKDNKLLNEQIVKQGYALFVGRSPNHKYDQRLERAQQWARIMGEGIWNPENPMRQTPAEFRFLNR; encoded by the coding sequence ATGCAAATCACTACAGTTTTAGGGCGTTTTGGGTTTTGGACGCGAAAAATAGCTATATTAACCTGCTTATTACTACTGGTAAGTTGTCAAGCCAAAAATCAGCCCGCAGATCATCAAATGCTGGTGAAAGTGGCGCGTGTGGTCAGCGGGCAAAGTTTAGAAGTTTTGGGTATGGGTGAACAACCTAATTTTGCTTCTCCAGTGCGGTTAATTGGCATTGATGCGCCAGATTTGCGACAAAACCCCTGGGGAGATGAAGCTAGACAAAGCTTAGAAAAGTTAATTGGGGGGATAGAACAATCAATCAAACTAGAGTTTGATATTGAAAATAAAGATAAACTGGGGCGGACACTGGCTTATGTATGGAAAGATAACAAGTTATTAAACGAACAAATAGTCAAACAAGGATATGCGCTATTTGTCGGGCGATCGCCCAATCATAAATACGACCAACGCCTAGAACGCGCCCAACAATGGGCAAGAATTATGGGCGAAGGGATTTGGAACCCAGAAAACCCTATGCGCCAAACTCCGGCGGAGTTTCGCTTTTTGAATCGATGA
- a CDS encoding 2Fe-2S iron-sulfur cluster-binding protein, producing the protein MSCTYTIKVRDRATGKEYTFQVPDDRYILHSAENQGVELPFSCRNGACTACAVRVLSGDVDQPEAVGLSLELRRQGYALLCVSYARSDLEVETQDEDEVYELQFGRYFAKGRVKAGLPLDED; encoded by the coding sequence ATGTCCTGTACATACACAATTAAAGTCCGCGATCGCGCCACTGGCAAAGAATACACCTTCCAAGTCCCCGATGACCGCTACATCCTACACTCTGCCGAAAACCAAGGGGTGGAATTGCCTTTTTCCTGTCGTAATGGGGCTTGTACCGCTTGCGCTGTCAGGGTTTTGTCGGGAGACGTTGACCAACCAGAGGCGGTTGGTTTGTCCTTAGAGTTACGTCGACAAGGTTATGCTTTGCTGTGTGTGAGTTACGCCCGTTCAGACTTAGAAGTGGAGACACAAGACGAGGATGAAGTCTACGAACTCCAATTTGGGCGTTATTTTGCTAAAGGCAGAGTCAAAGCAGGTTTACCATTAGACGAAGATTAA
- the hetF gene encoding cell division protein HetF: MEFHISVTPVGQNDYLVRTEQVAPGVPLAEELVTWPVADWLAAAGHLMNDPLRSVLQGDALIQSAAGIARNSVNLVALGQQFYNALFQGTLRDSWITAQGIAQNHQQVLRLRLGLKDNRLARLPWEVMHAGDRPLATGPYVAFSRYQSGILSNPRLPSRNLPQLPEDGVVRVLMVLASPTDQTRLGLLKQEALRLQAELHRHASRTADSSISLPEIELTILDQPGREELTQALEQSIYQVLHYSGHSDLGSSGGEIYLVSSRTGLTETLSGDDLAGLLVNNNIQMAVFNSCWGAYTATTDTTEETSERNLTESLVRRGIKCVLAMSERIPDEVALTLTQLLYRNLNQGYPVDLCVSRVRQGLISAYGSHQTYWALPILYLQPEFDGFLGTELSTFTSTESLNDKNRSVKVTSTTTYSAMTDEAQIALPIDEMMPGLGHDASELDWLGEETWGDLVDEIEYDDPSYAEDSAIVSDLFRQIDQQIPSNNGQSPLTGEVPPNHRENIFPARQMSGEVTPIDRQGSWGNLGATPNETVASQEEDWQAYEASLPTSVPKPRRLNWRLILSIFGAGAIASILGFGWWWQMRRPSTFADIPQIPVQQSLSSKTNQKINLETSPTAIIATSATEKLSQGDLSAGLVAVEELFNRGALQSAQTALNVVPIKQGNDPALNFFKGRLAWQLIQTGDKKYTIDDARRFWEVAVKAEPNSVLYTNALGFAYYAEGNVNRANDSWFKALNLALNQQNSASVALSVQNSPVPHDALTAYAGLAMGLYKSARSQPVAKQGQYMKEAIKLRQLVINQDPVNFQVNKLSNNWLWTEKAITDWRSLLQQKT; the protein is encoded by the coding sequence ATGGAATTTCACATTTCCGTAACTCCAGTAGGGCAGAATGACTACTTGGTGCGAACGGAACAAGTCGCGCCTGGGGTGCCATTGGCAGAAGAACTAGTGACTTGGCCTGTTGCTGATTGGTTAGCAGCCGCAGGACATTTGATGAATGATCCTTTGAGGTCAGTTTTACAGGGAGATGCGTTGATACAGTCAGCCGCAGGCATCGCCAGAAACTCTGTAAACTTGGTGGCATTGGGTCAGCAATTTTATAATGCCCTGTTTCAAGGCACTCTCAGAGATAGTTGGATTACCGCTCAAGGCATTGCCCAAAACCATCAACAAGTACTGCGCCTCCGGTTAGGTCTTAAGGATAATAGGTTAGCACGTCTGCCTTGGGAAGTCATGCACGCAGGCGATCGCCCTCTAGCAACGGGGCCTTATGTAGCATTCTCGCGCTACCAAAGCGGCATTCTCTCCAACCCTCGCTTGCCCTCCAGAAATTTACCCCAACTGCCAGAAGATGGTGTAGTCAGGGTTTTAATGGTGCTGGCATCGCCCACAGATCAAACACGTCTGGGTTTATTGAAGCAAGAAGCCCTGAGATTGCAAGCCGAATTGCATCGTCATGCCTCCCGCACTGCCGACAGTAGCATTTCCCTACCCGAAATTGAACTGACTATTTTAGATCAGCCAGGCAGGGAAGAATTAACCCAAGCCTTAGAACAAAGTATATACCAAGTTCTCCACTACTCCGGTCATAGTGACTTAGGCTCAAGTGGTGGCGAAATTTATTTGGTGAGTAGCAGAACTGGCTTGACAGAAACCTTGAGTGGCGATGACTTAGCAGGTCTGCTCGTCAATAATAATATTCAAATGGCTGTGTTTAACTCTTGTTGGGGAGCCTACACAGCCACAACCGATACAACAGAAGAAACAAGCGAACGTAACCTGACCGAAAGTTTAGTCAGACGCGGAATCAAATGTGTTTTGGCAATGTCAGAACGCATTCCTGATGAAGTTGCACTCACCCTGACCCAACTTTTGTATCGCAACCTAAATCAAGGATATCCGGTAGATTTATGTGTTAGTCGGGTGCGTCAGGGATTAATTTCAGCTTATGGTTCCCACCAAACTTATTGGGCATTACCAATTTTGTATCTTCAACCAGAATTTGATGGGTTTTTGGGAACAGAACTTTCGACTTTTACCAGTACAGAGTCGCTGAATGACAAGAATCGCAGTGTGAAGGTAACTTCCACTACAACCTACTCTGCTATGACGGATGAAGCCCAGATAGCTTTACCCATTGATGAGATGATGCCGGGTTTAGGTCATGATGCTTCGGAGTTGGACTGGTTGGGTGAAGAGACTTGGGGCGATTTAGTTGATGAAATTGAATATGACGACCCCAGTTATGCCGAAGATTCAGCCATAGTTTCGGATTTGTTTCGCCAGATAGACCAGCAAATACCCAGCAATAATGGTCAATCTCCCTTGACTGGCGAAGTACCACCCAATCACAGAGAAAATATTTTTCCGGCTAGACAAATGAGTGGCGAGGTAACACCCATTGACAGACAAGGATCATGGGGAAATTTGGGTGCAACACCCAACGAAACTGTAGCCAGTCAGGAAGAAGATTGGCAGGCTTATGAGGCATCGTTACCCACATCTGTACCTAAACCTCGTCGCCTTAATTGGCGGCTAATTTTGAGTATTTTTGGGGCAGGTGCGATCGCTAGTATCCTCGGTTTCGGTTGGTGGTGGCAAATGCGCCGCCCTTCAACTTTTGCCGATATCCCCCAAATACCCGTTCAGCAGTCTTTGTCTAGCAAAACTAATCAGAAAATTAACTTAGAAACTAGTCCCACCGCTATTATTGCGACTAGTGCCACAGAAAAATTAAGCCAAGGTGACTTGTCGGCTGGGTTGGTAGCTGTAGAAGAATTATTCAATCGTGGCGCATTACAATCTGCCCAAACTGCCCTAAATGTTGTGCCAATTAAGCAAGGAAATGATCCTGCACTCAACTTTTTTAAAGGACGACTAGCTTGGCAGTTAATTCAGACTGGAGATAAAAAATATACCATTGATGATGCCCGACGTTTTTGGGAAGTTGCAGTGAAAGCAGAACCAAACTCGGTTTTGTATACCAATGCTTTGGGCTTTGCCTACTACGCAGAAGGTAATGTCAATCGCGCTAATGATTCTTGGTTTAAGGCGCTAAATTTAGCTTTAAATCAGCAAAATTCCGCAAGTGTAGCTCTTTCTGTGCAGAATTCTCCCGTTCCTCACGATGCCTTGACTGCCTACGCCGGTTTAGCAATGGGATTGTATAAATCTGCACGCAGTCAACCTGTGGCGAAACAAGGTCAATATATGAAAGAAGCGATTAAGTTGCGTCAATTGGTAATTAATCAAGACCCAGTAAATTTTCAGGTAAATAAATTAAGTAATAATTGGCTTTGGACAGAAAAGGCCATTACCGATTGGCGATCGCTCCTGCAACAAAAAACTTAG
- a CDS encoding ssl1498 family light-harvesting-like protein — MPYTNEEGGRLNNFAQEPKVYQAEPPTAEQKRNYIILGVAATVLVGGLIFVAFSVSHLS; from the coding sequence ATGCCCTACACGAATGAAGAAGGTGGTCGTCTTAACAATTTTGCCCAAGAGCCAAAGGTTTATCAAGCAGAACCTCCCACAGCAGAGCAAAAGCGTAACTATATTATCCTTGGTGTCGCCGCGACAGTTTTGGTCGGCGGCTTAATTTTTGTCGCCTTCTCCGTTTCTCATCTCAGTTAA
- a CDS encoding tetratricopeptide repeat protein, which produces MSVNDPAHHDNFAWNRQVYHRLKLALSLGLRRQLFLAVCDDLQLRNQVAARLHSTLAYPVGQVLYQPQDGQEISSTPAYPRLVTLRLNLNEPNPVAQINQWLANYPPPIVGVTKDNPGRPLPIPTFQIVGVEQLTKQPVAVQRLFLHSLRLCEEAFSSQESSGFLESTVLLWISRPWLSAIQQSAPQFWRWRTGIFTFAGEPTPAKRNVNYPERVSNSRNLDFGNLEGTSVNESTIEAPAKAPPPTENGTVPVETPAKRLSSVLEIPPPPPGFTKQESQLPESLVTSPSPSLSSLSHISQELTELVLATINAKITQEEDENWQPQQILLVIEELHIKQAAKEDLAAAYHQLGNLYRLRIEQGHSTLENLMVAILAYQEAIAYDEQSPQLPDILNDLGTLYWMLYRTPPNVEAGQNYIEQGIEFYHLALKMISPQTHPETYARVQNNLGTAFGDLARFSNPAENWQQAVSAYTEALAHRTAEMDTLKYAACQNNLGTAYWHLGQYNQPVLHLKKAIAAYNQALAHYNADQEPLKYGMIQNNIGTAYWNLAQYEQPADNLQQAIDVYCEALRYRTAANVPSACAATQNNLATAYWHLANLPQTTKERKQKLLKLSIIAYEEAIALAHSLNGIPLSFDLLAAHNNLGLAHYQLVTDNSFNGDKPTRSHHLEVALDHHLQALNGLSKQPEAYQTTFAYLVKTIRAFHNELGIQGQNLALSKVPGQLLPEILAKL; this is translated from the coding sequence ATGAGCGTGAATGATCCGGCACACCACGATAATTTTGCTTGGAATCGGCAAGTATATCACCGTTTGAAACTTGCCCTCAGTTTGGGCTTAAGAAGACAACTGTTTTTAGCAGTATGTGACGACTTACAGTTGCGAAATCAAGTAGCAGCGCGGCTGCATTCAACGTTAGCTTATCCAGTTGGGCAAGTTTTATATCAGCCCCAAGATGGACAGGAAATTAGCAGCACTCCAGCTTACCCGCGATTAGTGACTTTGCGGTTGAATTTAAACGAGCCTAACCCTGTAGCCCAGATCAATCAATGGCTGGCTAATTATCCCCCACCAATTGTCGGTGTAACCAAAGACAACCCTGGTAGACCTTTACCAATACCGACATTTCAAATTGTGGGTGTAGAACAGCTAACAAAGCAACCTGTAGCAGTGCAACGGTTATTCTTACATTCTCTGCGCCTCTGCGAAGAAGCTTTTTCTAGCCAAGAATCTAGCGGATTCTTAGAATCTACTGTGCTGTTGTGGATTTCGCGTCCTTGGTTGTCAGCTATTCAGCAGTCAGCGCCCCAATTTTGGCGTTGGCGTACGGGGATATTTACTTTTGCGGGAGAACCCACGCCAGCAAAACGCAATGTCAATTATCCAGAACGTGTTTCTAATTCCCGAAATTTGGATTTTGGGAATTTAGAGGGGACTAGTGTTAATGAATCGACAATTGAAGCACCAGCCAAAGCCCCACCTCCCACAGAAAATGGTACGGTTCCTGTAGAAACACCAGCGAAGCGGCTTAGTAGTGTTTTAGAAATTCCCCCACCACCGCCAGGATTTACCAAGCAAGAATCTCAATTACCAGAATCTCTGGTTACTAGCCCTAGTCCATCACTGTCTTCGTTATCTCATATTAGCCAGGAGTTAACAGAGTTAGTATTAGCGACAATTAATGCCAAAATTACTCAAGAAGAAGATGAGAATTGGCAACCACAACAAATTCTGCTGGTTATTGAAGAATTACATATCAAGCAAGCTGCAAAAGAGGATTTGGCCGCAGCTTATCATCAATTGGGTAACTTATATCGTTTGCGGATTGAGCAAGGACATTCCACCCTAGAAAACTTGATGGTAGCAATTTTGGCTTATCAAGAAGCGATCGCTTACGATGAACAATCACCACAATTACCCGATATTCTCAATGATTTAGGCACATTGTACTGGATGTTGTACCGCACACCACCCAACGTTGAGGCGGGACAAAATTACATTGAACAGGGGATTGAATTTTATCACTTAGCTTTGAAGATGATTTCACCGCAGACTCACCCAGAAACTTATGCGCGGGTGCAAAATAATCTGGGAACAGCATTTGGTGATTTAGCGAGGTTTTCTAACCCTGCGGAAAATTGGCAACAGGCAGTATCTGCTTATACAGAAGCATTAGCCCATCGGACGGCGGAGATGGATACTTTGAAATATGCGGCTTGCCAAAATAATTTAGGTACAGCTTACTGGCATCTGGGACAATATAATCAACCAGTGCTGCATCTGAAAAAAGCGATCGCTGCATATAACCAAGCACTGGCTCATTACAATGCCGACCAAGAACCTCTGAAATATGGGATGATTCAAAATAATATCGGCACAGCCTACTGGAATTTAGCCCAATACGAACAACCAGCCGACAATCTTCAGCAAGCTATTGATGTTTACTGCGAAGCTTTAAGATACCGTACCGCCGCCAATGTTCCGAGTGCTTGTGCTGCCACCCAAAATAATTTAGCTACAGCTTACTGGCATTTAGCGAACTTACCGCAAACCACCAAAGAACGCAAGCAAAAGTTACTAAAATTATCAATTATTGCTTATGAAGAAGCCATTGCTTTGGCACATTCTCTCAATGGAATACCTTTAAGTTTTGATTTGTTGGCTGCTCATAATAACTTAGGATTAGCCCATTATCAGTTAGTGACAGATAATTCTTTTAATGGCGATAAACCCACGCGATCGCACCATTTAGAAGTAGCATTAGATCATCATTTGCAAGCCTTAAATGGATTAAGTAAACAACCAGAAGCTTATCAAACTACCTTTGCTTATCTAGTCAAAACAATCCGCGCCTTCCATAACGAATTAGGCATTCAAGGACAAAATTTAGCTTTATCAAAAGTTCCCGGTCAGTTATTACCGGAAATTTTGGCAAAGTTGTGA
- a CDS encoding DUF3137 domain-containing protein, with protein sequence MSNNLDLFQSGLEALKQEHYSEAVSLLENFCQKYEKLPDIKSKKIFEAKAALVKAYHLNGEPQKARLCCQQLAEYNNPQIQAWAQQILKSLLAESAVVKNQPLLTAEQAAELLLTGNKALKFRRYTEAVQILENFCQGTDAGFKDYYQAQMWLVKAYKGNEQLEKAIALCQQLTNSQQEVTQIWARQFLSTLLPANFAASESTSQPQSQTIQPEEKNADVKITRRSLNEFKTFCQENLLDDLKELESVRKQTILSISFVSIIIFIMFCLLVKFFPLEYLIFCFVHKIPLPYFLIFLFLLGFLACLWGWIAFYTSAIETYANGFKSKIIQKIFDFINTNESLSYSSYASEADNEYTLSAFIRSQIFPTLLKPNRIQQEECIFGQVNQTPMFFSEICTEVELQHRWIKYLTFSQHLKTLGSMMVPPFVIRMIFGFLLPLYSILLVIKLIKSIPYIFIRILRGKRISYRHFDEEIMKNEVSRRTVFKGLFFQADFNKKISARTIVLPNLLNTNIHALHQNKENLVKLEDPEFSQYFTVYGDNQVEARYVLSTNLMTKLVKFRKKARKNIYVSFLQNMIYIAIDYADDIFEPKLFQKMLSFAPMREYFENIYLMLDIVEDLNLNRHIWGKN encoded by the coding sequence ATGTCTAATAATTTAGATCTGTTCCAATCAGGGTTAGAAGCACTCAAGCAAGAGCATTATTCAGAAGCAGTCAGTTTGTTAGAAAATTTTTGTCAAAAATACGAAAAATTGCCTGATATTAAATCTAAGAAAATTTTTGAGGCGAAAGCAGCTTTAGTCAAAGCATATCACCTCAATGGAGAACCTCAAAAAGCCCGTTTATGCTGTCAACAACTAGCAGAATATAACAATCCACAAATTCAGGCTTGGGCGCAGCAAATTCTCAAATCTTTACTGGCTGAATCTGCGGTAGTAAAAAATCAGCCTCTTTTAACAGCAGAACAAGCAGCGGAATTACTTTTAACTGGAAATAAAGCGCTAAAATTTCGGCGCTATACTGAAGCTGTTCAAATTCTAGAGAATTTTTGTCAAGGAACTGATGCAGGATTCAAAGATTATTATCAAGCACAGATGTGGCTAGTTAAAGCCTATAAGGGAAATGAACAATTAGAAAAAGCGATCGCACTTTGTCAACAACTTACTAATAGTCAGCAAGAAGTCACACAGATTTGGGCGCGACAATTTCTCTCAACTTTATTACCAGCGAATTTTGCTGCTTCAGAATCAACTTCTCAACCACAATCTCAAACCATACAGCCAGAAGAAAAAAATGCTGATGTCAAAATCACGAGGAGGAGTTTAAATGAGTTTAAAACCTTTTGTCAAGAAAATTTGTTAGATGATTTAAAAGAACTAGAATCAGTTAGAAAACAAACTATCTTATCAATCTCATTTGTTAGTATTATTATATTCATCATGTTTTGCCTTTTAGTCAAATTCTTCCCCCTAGAATATCTGATTTTTTGTTTTGTTCATAAAATTCCCTTACCCTATTTTCTCATATTTTTATTTTTACTAGGATTTTTAGCTTGTTTATGGGGTTGGATTGCTTTTTATACTTCTGCTATAGAAACCTACGCCAATGGATTTAAATCAAAAATTATTCAAAAGATTTTTGACTTTATTAATACCAATGAAAGTCTCAGTTATTCTAGTTACGCCTCAGAAGCAGATAATGAATATACTTTGTCTGCTTTCATTCGTAGCCAAATTTTTCCAACATTATTAAAACCGAATAGAATACAGCAAGAAGAATGTATTTTTGGACAAGTTAATCAAACACCAATGTTTTTTTCAGAAATTTGTACAGAAGTCGAATTACAGCATCGGTGGATAAAATATCTAACTTTTTCTCAACATTTAAAAACGTTGGGTTCTATGATGGTTCCTCCATTTGTGATTAGAATGATTTTTGGATTTTTACTGCCGCTATATTCTATATTATTAGTCATCAAACTTATTAAAAGTATTCCTTACATATTTATTAGAATACTTCGAGGTAAACGAATCAGTTATAGACATTTTGATGAAGAAATAATGAAAAATGAGGTTTCGAGAAGAACAGTATTTAAAGGATTATTTTTTCAAGCTGACTTTAATAAAAAGATAAGCGCTAGAACTATAGTTTTACCGAATTTATTAAATACGAATATTCATGCTTTGCACCAGAATAAAGAAAATTTAGTTAAATTAGAAGACCCGGAATTTTCGCAATATTTTACTGTTTATGGCGACAATCAAGTTGAAGCCAGATATGTTTTGTCTACAAATTTAATGACTAAGCTAGTTAAATTTAGAAAGAAAGCTAGAAAAAATATTTATGTATCATTTCTCCAAAATATGATCTATATAGCTATTGATTATGCAGATGATATTTTTGAACCCAAACTTTTTCAAAAAATGTTAAGCTTTGCCCCTATGCGAGAATATTTTGAAAATATCTATCTCATGCTCGATATTGTGGAAGATTTGAATTTGAATAGACATATTTGGGGAAAAAATTAA
- a CDS encoding LemA family protein — protein MSISPAFILFSFWLITAFLFANFYNKLIKSKNQVDYAFSTIDVLLQKRWDLIPNLVAVAEKYMQFEQKTLIEIVKLRTKVISERVSESTRVTIEDQISRNLDNLIVTVESYPELKTNEHFIQLQYSLTEIEEQISAARRFYNSAVTEYNNTIEMFPTNLFASWMNYQLKIQFQASLQEKQNVNVRNLLNQ, from the coding sequence ATGTCTATTTCACCAGCTTTCATACTTTTTAGTTTCTGGCTAATAACTGCATTTCTATTTGCCAATTTTTATAATAAGCTAATTAAAAGTAAAAATCAGGTTGATTATGCCTTCTCTACAATTGATGTGTTGCTGCAAAAAAGATGGGATTTGATACCTAATCTTGTAGCGGTTGCAGAAAAATATATGCAATTTGAGCAGAAAACTTTAATAGAAATTGTCAAACTCAGAACTAAAGTAATCTCAGAACGTGTAAGTGAAAGTACAAGAGTGACAATAGAAGACCAAATATCGAGAAATTTAGATAATCTTATCGTCACAGTCGAATCATATCCAGAACTCAAAACCAACGAGCATTTTATCCAGTTACAGTATTCGCTGACTGAAATTGAAGAACAGATTTCAGCCGCGCGAAGATTTTATAACAGTGCTGTCACTGAATATAACAATACTATAGAAATGTTTCCCACAAACTTATTTGCATCGTGGATGAACTATCAGTTAAAAATACAATTTCAAGCATCTCTGCAAGAAAAACAAAATGTGAATGTTAGAAATCTCTTGAATCAATAA
- a CDS encoding DUF4129 domain-containing protein: protein MSTDTFEKTSLSWEVSQFQQQIGEWIEYQFDRFQNSVPNLSPDWRISPWLSNLLILLFWLILAGFLAFVVWRLWLEFSPYIYSWLSGGKNAADAANKNRAHDLSVALLLERSQEFYRQGNYREACRCLYLAILQHLHDIKLVPHKFSRTDGEYLQLLRSTVTPVQPYETLITTHEQLCFGNAEILPENYQQCQQAYQEIINQEV, encoded by the coding sequence ATGTCTACTGATACCTTTGAAAAAACTAGCTTGAGTTGGGAAGTTTCTCAATTCCAGCAACAAATCGGCGAATGGATAGAATACCAATTTGACCGCTTTCAAAATTCTGTACCAAACTTGTCCCCAGACTGGAGAATTAGTCCTTGGCTGAGTAATTTACTAATTTTGTTGTTTTGGCTGATACTTGCAGGATTTTTGGCTTTTGTTGTTTGGCGCTTGTGGTTAGAATTCAGTCCATATATATATTCTTGGTTGTCTGGGGGTAAAAATGCTGCGGATGCTGCGAACAAAAACCGCGCTCATGATTTATCTGTAGCACTGTTGCTAGAGCGATCGCAAGAATTTTACCGTCAGGGTAATTATCGTGAAGCTTGTCGTTGTCTTTACTTGGCAATCTTACAACATTTGCATGATATTAAGCTGGTTCCTCACAAATTTAGCCGCACAGATGGAGAGTATTTACAATTGCTACGCTCAACTGTCACCCCAGTCCAACCTTACGAAACCTTGATTACTACCCACGAACAATTATGTTTTGGCAATGCTGAGATTTTGCCAGAAAATTATCAACAATGTCAGCAGGCATACCAAGAAATTATTAATCAGGAAGTATGA